The nucleotide sequence AACTTCTGCTGCTCTGATTGCTTCCATAAGTTTGCAACAACTTCACCCATCTCGTCAAACTTCCAAATTTTGAAGGCGGGTCCCAGATATTTCTGAAGACGTGCTGTTTTCTCGCTGATGTGGCGCTTGACACAGAAAATAGATCCTGGGTTATAGCAATTACAACAGTGAGATCTCCCTCTTCCAATTACATCCATTTCAGTTTCCGAGCTGGTATTTTTGTTGGACCAAATTACAGTACCCAACCATTTTGAAGAGCCCGATTTACCGAAAGTTTTAGAGTATTTCCTTTGATGTGGGCCAGTCCACTCAGGCACATTAGCTTGAAACCGTGGTCCAATAGGAATTGCCAAGTGTTTATTCTCATCAACCACGTAACTAAACGAGTCGTTTGTAGCTGACTTTTGGTGTTTCGGACTCTTAAGCTGTTTTGATTTCTTCATGCTTGAAAGTTCAAGAATTTTTCATGCATCACAAtatataacttatttagtaatcCTGTTGTAAATAATACTGGTATGCAATGTAACATACTGACAAAAACAGGGCATTGCTAACACTAAACAATTTCAATTACTATAGATATGCATATTTAGAtacaatttcaatttcaattattTTGACTGTAATTTGAATAATTTCCAAAATAACACAGATTCGATCCTTCACATTGATGCATTGTAGTCGTAATGAACTATGTGAAAGACTATATGCGGGGATACTAAAAACATATCAAGTGTGTGCTTACAATTTGAAGGTTCAGTTGCAGTCTTAGATGAGTCTGCACACGTAGCCCATAACTCCTGCAAAAAGACAGAAATATCACTCAACCAACGAACATCTATATGAGCGTATTCAGATATATGCTTAAAGGGAATATTAAACGTAAGGCAATTAAGCAACAATCTTATTAAAGACTATATATAAAGAATATATGGAACCAATATTATACTACCGAGGGTCCAAAAGTGcaataattgtaa is from Rutidosis leptorrhynchoides isolate AG116_Rl617_1_P2 chromosome 10, CSIRO_AGI_Rlap_v1, whole genome shotgun sequence and encodes:
- the LOC139872178 gene encoding AT-rich interactive domain-containing protein 1-like, coding for MKKSKQLKSPKHQKSATNDSFSYVVDENKHLAIPIGPRFQANVPEWTGPHQRKYSKTFGKSGSSKWLGTVIWSNKNTSSETEMDVIGRGRSHCCNCYNPGSIFCVKRHISEKTARLQKYLGPAFKIWKFDEMGEVVANLWKQSEQQKFARMVKANPIKEGTE